One Pecten maximus chromosome 7, xPecMax1.1, whole genome shotgun sequence genomic window carries:
- the LOC117330770 gene encoding deoxyribonuclease-1-like: MKQTTMCFRFVLLVSMVTVVICNLKIASFNIKWLSVNKVSNNDTLTIIKKVLQRYDIVAVLEVRGDHAIHNLVQALNMDNRDDPFGVVVSKKLGHNNHYTESYAILFRMNHVFVQEVHQFPDHYDVFAREPYAVLFHSLDSRPANFLYIVLHTQPTDTPAELEHMVSAYENITNLLGIQDAIIAGDLNADCSYLSHSGHDHNLLYTDNRFTWLIDSDVDTTVSTHTDCAYDRFIVTGNVKNSVVPSSPRVYNFQQDMHLTYNETIAVSNHFPIEMELSS, encoded by the exons ATGAAGCAGACGACAATGTGTTTCCGGTTTGTCCTGCTGGTGTCCATGGTTACCGTGGTGATCTGTAACCTAAAGATCGCCTCCTTCAACATCAAGTGGTTAAGTGTCAACAAAGTCTCCAACAACGATACATTAACTATAATCAAAAAG GTTTTGCAAAGGTACGACATTGTTGCCGTGCTCGAAGTGAGGGGAGACCATGCTATCCACAATCTAGTGCAAGCACTCAACAT GGACAATCGTGACGATCCGTTCGGTGTGGTTGTGAGTAAGAAGCTGGGGCATAACAATCACTACACAGAATCGTACGCCATCCTTTTCCG AATGAATCATGTGTTCGTACAGGAAGTACATCAGTTTCCGGATCATTATGACGTATTTGCCCGTGAACCATATGCTGTTCTGTTTCATTCTCTTGATTCAC GTCCGGCCAACTTTCTGTATATAGTACTTCACACACAGCCAACTGACACTCCCGCCGAGCTGGAACACATGGTGTCTGCTTATGAAAACATCACCAACCTACTGGGGATCCAG GATGCCATCATAGCCGGGGACTTGAACGCCGACTGTAGTTACCTGTCACACTCGGGTCACGACCACAACCTTCTATACACTGACAATCGTTTCACCTGGCTGATTGATAGTGACGTAGACACCACTGTATCCACCCACACCGACTGCGCCTACGACCG ATTCATCGTTACGGGAAATGTGAAGAATAGTGTTGTACCAAGTAGTCCACGCGTGTATAACTTCCAACAGGACATGCACCTCACGTATAACGAA ACCATAGCCGTGAGTAATCATTTCCCTATAGAGATGGAGCTCAGCAGCTAA